The following coding sequences lie in one Arachis ipaensis cultivar K30076 chromosome B05, Araip1.1, whole genome shotgun sequence genomic window:
- the LOC107642563 gene encoding rac-like GTP-binding protein RHO1 produces the protein MSASKFIKCVTVGDGAVGKTCLLISYTSNTFPTDYVPTVFDNFSANVVVNGSIVNLGLWDTAGQEDYNRLRPLSYRGADVFILAFSLISKASYENVSKKWIPELKHYAPGVPIILVGTKLDLRDDKQFCIDHPGAVPITNAQGEELRKLINAPAYIECSSKTQENVKAVFDAAIRVVLQPPKQKKKKGKGQKACSIL, from the exons ATGAGTGCTTCCAAGTTCATTAAGTGCGTAACTGTTGGGGATGGAGCTGTGGGAAAAACATGCTTGCTAATTTCCTACACCAGCAACACCTTCCCAACG GATTATGTGCCAACTGTGTTCGACAATTTCAGTGCAAATGTGGTTGTCAACGGAAGCATTGTTAACCTGGGCTTGTGGGATACTGCTG GACAAGAAGATTACAACAGATTGAGACCTTTGAGTTATCGTGGTGCCGATGTGTTCATATTGGCTTTCTCTCTCATAAGCAAGGCTAGTTATGAGAATGTCTCCAAGAAG TGGATTCCAGAGTTGAAGCATTATGCACCTGGTGTCCCCATAATTCTGGTTGGCACGAAGCTCG ATCTTCGGGATGATAAGCAGTTTTGCATAGACCATCCTGGTGCCGTGCCCATTACCAATGCTCAG GGTGAGGAGCTTAGGAAGCTGATCAATGCACCAGCTTACATTGAATGTAGTTCTAAAACACAGGAG AATGTGAAGGCAGTGTTTGATGCAGCCATAAGAGTTGTGCTTCAACCACCAAAGCAGAAGAAAAAGAAGGGTAAAGGACAAAAGGCGTGTTCGATATTGTGA
- the LOC107642560 gene encoding vacuolar protein sorting-associated protein 35A isoform X2 — protein sequence MYKDIVLPRVLEQVVNCKDELAQFYLMDCIIQVFPDEYHLQTLDVLLGACPQLQPSVDIKTVLSQLMERLSHYAASSAEVLPEFLQVEAFAKLSNAIGRVIEAQPDMPTLGVVTLYSSLLTFTLHVHPDRLDYADQVLGACVRKLSGKGKIEDSKATKQVVALLSAPLEKYNDIMTALKLSNYPRVLEYLDVPTIRVMATVIIQSIMKNGTRISTSDKVEALFELIKGLIKDSDGTSNDKLDEDDFKEEQNSVARLIQMFYNDDPEEMLKIIETVRKHILAGGPKRLPFTVPPLVFCSLKLVRQLQGQEENPFGDDASTTPKKIFQLLNQIIETLSGIPVPELALQLYLQCAEAANDCELEPVAYEFFTQAYILYEEEISDSRAQITCIHLIIGTLQRMHVFGVENRDTLTHKATGYSAKLLKKPDQCRAVYACSHLFWVEDHDNMKDGERVLLCLKRALRIANAAQQMANAARGSTGSVMLFIEILNKYLYFFEKGNPQITVASIQSLIELIMNEMQSDSTTSDPAAEAFLASTMRYVQFQKQKGGAVGEKYEPIKYEPIKA from the exons ATGTACAAAGATATTGTGCTTCCCAGAGTATTAGAGCAG GTTGTAAATTGCAAAGATGAGTTGGCCCAGTTTTACTTGATGGATTGCATAATTCAAGTCTTCCCTGATGAGTATCACTTGCAAACTCTTGATGTATTGTTGGGTGCATGCCCTCAGCTTCAG CCATCCGTTGATATCAAGACAGTACTGTCTCAATTAATGGAAAGGCTTTCACATTATGCTGCATCAAGTGCAGAGGTGTTGCCAGAATTTTTGCAAGTGGAAGCATTTGCCAAATTAAGCAATGCCATTGGCAGG GTGATAGAGGCACAGCCTGACATGCCCACTCTTGGAGTTGTAACTTTATATTCATCTCTTCTCACATTCACTCTTCATGTTCACCCGGATCGACTTGATTATGCAGATCAAGTCCTG GGAGCATGTGTGAGAAAACTCTCTGGCAAAGGGAAAATTGAAGACAGCAAGGCAACAAAGCAGGTTGTTGCTCTATTAAGTGCTCCATTAGAAAAATATAATGATATTATGACTGCCTTGAAGCTTTCAAATTATCCTCGTGTACTGGAATATCTCGATGTTCCAACTATTAGGGTCATGGCAACTGTTATTATTCAAAGCATTATGAAAAATGGAACTCGCATTTCTACTTCAGACAAG GTTGAAGCATTGTTTGAATTGATAAAGGGGCTTATCAAGGATTCTGATGGGACCTCAAACGACAAG CTGGACGAAGATGACTTCAAAGAGGAGCAAAATTCTGTTGCCCGCCTAATCCAGATGTTTTATAATGATGATCCCGAAGAGATGCTTAAG ATCATAGAAACTGTGAGGAAGCACATATTGGCTGGAGGACCAAAACGGCTGCCTTTCACTGTTCCACCTCTAGTTTTTTGTTCGTTAAAG TTGGTCCGACAGTTGCAAGGCCAAGAAGAAAATCCTTTTGGAGATGATGCATCAACAACACCAAAGAAAATTTTTCAGCTTTTAAACCAG ATTATCGAGACTCTGTCCGGTATACCTGTGCCGGAATTGGCATTGCAGTTGTATTTGCAATGTGCTGAG GCTGCAAATGACTGTGAGTTGGAACCCGTTGCTTACGAGTTTTTCACCCAAGCTTATATTCTATACGAAGAAGAGATTTCT GATTCAAGAGCGCAGATCACGTGTATCCATTTGATAATAGGAACTCTTCAAAGGATGCACGTCTTTGGTGTTGAGAACAGGGATACTTTAACTCACAAGGCCACAGGG TATTCAGCAAAGCTTCTAAAGAAGCCAGATCAGTGCCGAGCTGTGTATGCATGCTCACATCTGTTTTGGGTTGAAGATCATGATAACATGAAAGATGGAGAAAG AGTCTTGTTGTGCCTCAAGCGGGCTTTAAGAATTGCAAATGCTGCACAACAAATGGCCAATGCAGCACGAGGTAGCACTGGATCAGTTATGCTCTTCATTGAGATATTGAACAA GTATCTATACTTCTTTGAGAAGGGGAACCCACAAATCACCGTTGCTTCAATCCAGAGCCTAATTGAGTTAATCATGAACGAAATGCAAAGTGACTCTACGACATCAGATCCAGCTGCTGAGGCTTTCTTAGCTAGTACTATGCGATATGTACAATTCCAGAAACAGAAGGGTGGTGCAGTTGGCGAGAAGTATGAACCCATCAAGTATGAACCCATAAAGGCTTGA
- the LOC107642560 gene encoding vacuolar protein sorting-associated protein 35A isoform X1 produces MLDGTEDEEKFLAAGIAGLQQNSFYMHRALDSNNLRDALKYSAQMLSELRTSKLSPHKYYELYMRAFDQLRKLEMFFEEETRRGCSIIDLYELVQHAGNILPRLYLLCTVGSVYIKSKEAPAKDVLKDLVEMCRGIQHPVRGLFLRSYLSQVSRDKLPDIGSEYEGDADTVSDAVEFVLQNFTEMNKLWVRMQHQGPAREKEKREKERSELRDLVGKNLHVLSQIEGVDLDMYKDIVLPRVLEQVVNCKDELAQFYLMDCIIQVFPDEYHLQTLDVLLGACPQLQPSVDIKTVLSQLMERLSHYAASSAEVLPEFLQVEAFAKLSNAIGRVIEAQPDMPTLGVVTLYSSLLTFTLHVHPDRLDYADQVLGACVRKLSGKGKIEDSKATKQVVALLSAPLEKYNDIMTALKLSNYPRVLEYLDVPTIRVMATVIIQSIMKNGTRISTSDKVEALFELIKGLIKDSDGTSNDKLDEDDFKEEQNSVARLIQMFYNDDPEEMLKIIETVRKHILAGGPKRLPFTVPPLVFCSLKLVRQLQGQEENPFGDDASTTPKKIFQLLNQIIETLSGIPVPELALQLYLQCAEAANDCELEPVAYEFFTQAYILYEEEISDSRAQITCIHLIIGTLQRMHVFGVENRDTLTHKATGYSAKLLKKPDQCRAVYACSHLFWVEDHDNMKDGERVLLCLKRALRIANAAQQMANAARGSTGSVMLFIEILNKYLYFFEKGNPQITVASIQSLIELIMNEMQSDSTTSDPAAEAFLASTMRYVQFQKQKGGAVGEKYEPIKYEPIKA; encoded by the exons atgTTAGACGGAACCGAAGACGAAGAGAAGTTTCTCGCCGCCGGAATCGCTGGCCTTCAGCAGAATTCCTTCTACATGCACCGCGCATTG GACTCCAACAATCTAAGAGATGCTCTCAAGTATTCCGCTCAGATGCTCTCCGAGCTCAGGACTTCCAAGCTTTCTCCTCACAAGTACTACGAACTCT ACATGCGCGCATTTGATCAGTTGAGGAAGCTGGAGATGTTCTTCGAGGAAGAGACTCGTCGTGGTTGCTCCATTATTGATCTCTATGAGCTCGTCCAGCACGCCGGCAACATTTTGCCTCGACT GTATCTCCTCTGTACAGTAGGATCTGTGTACATCAAATCAAAGGAAGCTCCTGCCAAGGATGTTCTAAAGGATCTTGTGGAGATGTGTCGTGGTATTCAGCACCCTGTTCGTGGACTCTTTCTCAGAAGTTATCTTTCTCAAGTTAGTCGGGACAAATTGCCGGATATTGGTTCTGAGTATGAAGG GGATGCAGATACTGTATCTGATGCTGTAGAGTTTGTACTCCAAAATTTCACAGAAATGAACAAACTTTGGGTGCGGATGCAACATCAG GGGCCTGCCCGGGAGAAGGAGAAACGGGAGAAAGAAAGGAGTGAGCTGCGCGATCTT GTTGGGAAGAATCTCCATGTTCTCAGTCAGATAGAGGGTGTTGATCTTGATATGTACAAAGATATTGTGCTTCCCAGAGTATTAGAGCAG GTTGTAAATTGCAAAGATGAGTTGGCCCAGTTTTACTTGATGGATTGCATAATTCAAGTCTTCCCTGATGAGTATCACTTGCAAACTCTTGATGTATTGTTGGGTGCATGCCCTCAGCTTCAG CCATCCGTTGATATCAAGACAGTACTGTCTCAATTAATGGAAAGGCTTTCACATTATGCTGCATCAAGTGCAGAGGTGTTGCCAGAATTTTTGCAAGTGGAAGCATTTGCCAAATTAAGCAATGCCATTGGCAGG GTGATAGAGGCACAGCCTGACATGCCCACTCTTGGAGTTGTAACTTTATATTCATCTCTTCTCACATTCACTCTTCATGTTCACCCGGATCGACTTGATTATGCAGATCAAGTCCTG GGAGCATGTGTGAGAAAACTCTCTGGCAAAGGGAAAATTGAAGACAGCAAGGCAACAAAGCAGGTTGTTGCTCTATTAAGTGCTCCATTAGAAAAATATAATGATATTATGACTGCCTTGAAGCTTTCAAATTATCCTCGTGTACTGGAATATCTCGATGTTCCAACTATTAGGGTCATGGCAACTGTTATTATTCAAAGCATTATGAAAAATGGAACTCGCATTTCTACTTCAGACAAG GTTGAAGCATTGTTTGAATTGATAAAGGGGCTTATCAAGGATTCTGATGGGACCTCAAACGACAAG CTGGACGAAGATGACTTCAAAGAGGAGCAAAATTCTGTTGCCCGCCTAATCCAGATGTTTTATAATGATGATCCCGAAGAGATGCTTAAG ATCATAGAAACTGTGAGGAAGCACATATTGGCTGGAGGACCAAAACGGCTGCCTTTCACTGTTCCACCTCTAGTTTTTTGTTCGTTAAAG TTGGTCCGACAGTTGCAAGGCCAAGAAGAAAATCCTTTTGGAGATGATGCATCAACAACACCAAAGAAAATTTTTCAGCTTTTAAACCAG ATTATCGAGACTCTGTCCGGTATACCTGTGCCGGAATTGGCATTGCAGTTGTATTTGCAATGTGCTGAG GCTGCAAATGACTGTGAGTTGGAACCCGTTGCTTACGAGTTTTTCACCCAAGCTTATATTCTATACGAAGAAGAGATTTCT GATTCAAGAGCGCAGATCACGTGTATCCATTTGATAATAGGAACTCTTCAAAGGATGCACGTCTTTGGTGTTGAGAACAGGGATACTTTAACTCACAAGGCCACAGGG TATTCAGCAAAGCTTCTAAAGAAGCCAGATCAGTGCCGAGCTGTGTATGCATGCTCACATCTGTTTTGGGTTGAAGATCATGATAACATGAAAGATGGAGAAAG AGTCTTGTTGTGCCTCAAGCGGGCTTTAAGAATTGCAAATGCTGCACAACAAATGGCCAATGCAGCACGAGGTAGCACTGGATCAGTTATGCTCTTCATTGAGATATTGAACAA GTATCTATACTTCTTTGAGAAGGGGAACCCACAAATCACCGTTGCTTCAATCCAGAGCCTAATTGAGTTAATCATGAACGAAATGCAAAGTGACTCTACGACATCAGATCCAGCTGCTGAGGCTTTCTTAGCTAGTACTATGCGATATGTACAATTCCAGAAACAGAAGGGTGGTGCAGTTGGCGAGAAGTATGAACCCATCAAGTATGAACCCATAAAGGCTTGA